In Episyrphus balteatus chromosome 4, idEpiBalt1.1, whole genome shotgun sequence, the sequence tattatattaatacatttatgtgaaatcatgaaagttgtatgtcttttttacctgtaccgtcgccattaattttgttctaatttttttttaatttaatctgaaagccgttgaaattacgaaaattttggtgtataaaactcattttttgtattttgtatgaaatacacccttataattctcagccagcgatatgtcTGGATACCTCCTTTTGAATATTCAGGGCTATGGCGGATACAAATttccaagaaagtttttttcagTTAATATCTAAGCGACACTGGAAATTAAAGTATGAATGAGTTTTCCAgaatatttttactataaaatgaaaagattcccaagaaaaaaattctatgaaatTTTGAATGACCCCCTTTTTTTCATTCGACCTCCTGTGTAAAATAagtaaacaaaatcaaaatcaagtTTACAAAATACGAACATTTAAATACTGAAAACTACTTTGTGTGTTACAATTTCAATTTCCTGAGAAAGAGTGaatcataaaaattcaataacaaTTCTAAGAATGGAAGAGCATAAAAACAAATTGGGAGTCATGCTTAAATGactcaataaaaaaatgcaaacactCTTGACCAATTTGTTTTAATGAACTATTGATttccattttcttaaaatttctaCATTCTCAATTTACGTAGGTACTACAAATTAAGGGAAATAAAATGAAGAAACATAAATCACTTGTTTCATTCAGAAGAAAACGtaaatgaacaaaacaaaaataaataaatacaaacaataATAAACTATATTTACTTACTTGACTGATTAACACAGaagaagaacatttttttataggtacaaAACAGGACataatttttacatatatataaggTATGTAGTAGGTTATATACGAGTACATATATGCATAATTATGTGACAAAAGGCATGTGTGTGAAAAATGGACAGACATATACATaaacaaaactttgttttttcttgttttaagtGGAAAGAGGGGAAGACGAAACACTTAAATATTACAACATATACATATAATAAGGGAAATTTTGtgtgaattttgttctttttttattgtttgtttataaAGACACCAAACCAAACCACTAATGATATATACCAAACATAAAACAATGCACCATTTtcctcaacaaaaaaaacaataatacctTTCAATTGCATTCTTTCCAGAGACAaggaattatatatatttttctttaaaaaaaaacattcatataatGACGAACTAACACAAACAAAACCCAAcacaaaaatgaacaaaaaaactatgtgtatttttaaacaaaataaaaaataaaacataaaataaataaaaaacaaaaataaaaatgttttaatgttAAAAGAAATTACGCTTGTCTTATTAGGGAACTTCTCATTTCTCTCTCTTCGTTGGAGCTATTCGCTTCGGCCGAATACTGAGAACTAAACAGGAGATCCATGAAGAGAAAATACAGTTATGCgtggtcaaattaaaaaattcaaatgcaattagttaaaaaaattaaaaaaacaaaaaaattaaaataaaataaaatcaaaaagaaaaaaacaagctttttgtCAATCACTCTCATTTGCATgcttcttttacttttttttttagttttacaacTTCCTCACAAactttcctttcttttttttaataaataattattattaccaTCATTAAACAATAACAAAGAATAAACATACCTTTGGACTGTAGGTGATTGCTGCTCATCTGGCGGAGGTAGCTCATCACTGGTATTGGCTACAGGATCTTCAATTTCAATACTGTCTTGATGGACAACAGCACTTGCTGCTTGTGTCTTTGTGACTTCCAATGGAGGTGTTGGCTTCTTGGTCTTTTTAGCCCGTTTGATACGTTCGTCCAGCATTGATAAATCCTTCTCAGTAAGTTGCCCAATGAGTTTGTAGACACGATCGCCAGCTAAAAAGTATGCCTGAACGACACAATTCAATGCGGCATTTCGGACCGAATTATCACGATCTGAGATGTGTCTTGCGATTTCTTTTAATGCAACTTGTTGTGTAGGCTGACACACTGAGAGGCCATAAGTTTCAATGAGGTATCCCAACTCATCCAAACACTCAGTCCTTTGGCGAGCATTTTTAGACTTCAATCCGTCCATTACATAGacaaaaacttttgtaaaaggaTAAACAAGGACAATTTGACGAAGGAGTGTTCGAACTCCATTACGGACTGTATCTTTAGGGTCAccaatcttaaaaaaaagagatataaGATTTAATTTTACTACACAGAAAGCAATTTTACCTTTAATAACAAATGTGGAATAAAAGCACTGCCTTCATTTTCAgccaaaaaatattccatttcaACCAACGATTGGAATACTAAATTAAGATACTCTAATCCTTTGAGCAAAACCGAAGGATTGGTATCATAGAAACGGAGCGATAACCATTTCAATATCAAATCCAAATTACAAACTAAGGCTTTGCTGTTGTTGGGCAAATCTTCATTCAGGGATTCAATCACTTTTAAGTGATATCTGTAAAcacaaacattttcaaaatcatttttaagtaaaaccaaattgtaaaaaaccTACCTAAAATCATCATGAAACATATTTGCCATAAGTCCTTTATTAACGTTGGCTGTATTCATTTGTTCACGCAGCAATTCAGTGAATTCCTCTCGCGGCGTTGTAAAAGTCCATTTGAGAACTCGTAATTTCTGTTCATCAATTAAACGTTGATTCTTTGTGTTATTGATTGCCAGCAATGGTGATGTATCAAcatcttcttcctttttctttgAAGTTGCAACTTTATCGCCACCCTTTGCTTGTGGTTTGACGGTTTTGCCACTGCCTGCCTTGACTGTTTTGGTAGTTTCTTCCATAATGGGTGCTTGTTGTTTACCCTTGGGCAAAGGTTTCATAGGTAAATTTGGACGTGCCTTATCCAAAGCCGCTTGAATGTCTTTCTTCGATGAGGGTTTTTGTTTATCCAAAGCCTTGACCATTGCTTCGAAGCCCATATGAATCATGATGCCGAGAACAGCTTCATTGGCATTTTTCCTCACATCTGCATTTCGATCGGAAATATTTGCATACAAATGAGGCAGCATTGCTAGGAGTTCGTCTTTAGGAATTGTCTTGGGTGGAATAGCAGGGAGTTTCTCAGCTAACCAACCCCAGAGTTCGGTTTTTAGTGCAGGACTTCCAGACTTCAAAGCATCGGCAATCATTTCTCCAGCAAAGAACTCCTTATAGCCACATTGTTCTCCCCAGATATTAATGCAAGTTAAACTAGCTGTTCGAATAAAAGCTTTATTATCGCCCAAGCCATGCAGAAAACCAGGAAATAGGGTAGTAACATGCGTTTTACACGAGGGTCCCATTGCTGTGGCTAATTGCTGGCAAATGGCCAATGCAGTTTGTGCAATCTTTGCATTACTGTCAACCAAACGATGTGCCAAAGCAGTTGGCAAATCACCAATAGAAGGCTTAATTAATTTGGCTTCATTTAGAACATTTTGAAGCTTGGCTAGACCCTCGTTGCGTGTCTTCCATTCCTTATCGGACATTTCTGTGAGAAGAGATTCGGTTATCTGTGACGAGATATCAATTCGTGGCAAGAGATCAGCAATATTCATTGTTTCCTGTGGTccttcatcatcatcttcaccATCTGAAGGATTTCCACTACCTCCACCACCACCTGCTGACTTCTTAACACCACGAATAGGTGCTGGAGGCTTCTGTCCGACATTCTTATCGAATTCAGTTTGTATCTGTGTCTTTAGGGCTGGTTTCTCGCTATCAAAGAACATCATCAGAGTGTTGCCCATGTACATTGACATTGTGCCTACCAACGAGATTGCTGCTCCTCGGACAGTTGGATTAGTGCTCTGCACACCTTTCTTTACATCCTCAATGAGCATTTTAGGATTCAATTGAAAACCAAACTCTTGAATCGATTGATTAACCCAATTCAAAGCCTCCGATTGGACTTTGGGTGACTTCTGTTCAAAAGCAAATGTTAAAACTTTAGAAACAATAATTTCAAGTTTTGTCGCTTCGGCAAATGCAGTTAGTACTTGAGCAGCCACTGCACCATTTTTAACATCTGCCAACTTTTCAGTCACTTCATTGATGACAGTTTCAGCGGTGATTGTGGTAAAGGGAAAAGTCTCGGCACACATGCGGATAATGTcgagtttaatttttaaaacttgaaaattcatttccttaagtcctggttttcttCCGCTAATTGTTCTCACAATAATTTGCGATATACCTGGGGTCTTTGGATCAAAGTCTTTGATTTGATCGAATAACTTTTCGACAGCAGCCAATCGAGCTTTCCACACGGAATCTTGAAGTCCTGAGAGAATATCTGCATCAAGTAATTCCTCAGCTTTGCCAGCAACTTCTTCCGGTGACATTTCTCTTTCCGTGGGTAACACTTTGCCCGAACTTGCCGATTTAGCTAGAGCTGATCCACCGCCTCCTCCTCCTCCACCACCACCGCCGCCTCCACCAACAGCTTTTCTTGCAATTGGTTTCTTTCCACCAGCTGTTGCTGGTCGAGCAACAGGTTTTGGTTCACTTGAACCACCTCTAGTTGGTGCTGCTGCTTTGGCTGGTGCTGTAGCAGGACGTTCCTTCTTCACACCAGCCACTTTGATAGTTATGACTGCTTTCTCTTGACATTCTttgatttttgccattttcaAGGCATCCACATCAGTGAGAAAACAGCCAACAGCCTTTTCTCCCATTAGCTTTAACAATGTTCCAATAGCGTCTGCTGAGCAATCTCTCACAATTGGATCTGGTTCGTTGAGAGTCTTCAACAGGGATGTGACCAAAAGTTTGAGCAATTTCTTATTTAACGATGCAGGCTGTGTCCGGGAGAAAGCCCGCGCCAGGAACGATGCAGTTTCAGACTTAACATTCGGATTTTTATTGCTTAGTGATTCTATAATACTTTCTTGTATTGCTTCCATTGACGTTGATGGGTAAATAGCATCAATGGCTTCTCGTAGAGCAGTAACAACGTTAGCTTTCTTCTCTTTGAACTTTTCCAATATAGCAGGAACACAGGCCTAAGaagaaagttaaaattaaaaagaagttcAACAAACATATAAATGTAATAGAACTTACAGTTGCATAAGTAGAAAATCGTTTTCCAAGTCCTTTTGCCAACATTGCCATACATTTGCCAGCCATAGCAACAAGAACTACATTTGTATCCTTTGTGATGACCTTTTTCAGAGCCAGCACAACATTGCCATAATCACCACTTTCCAACTTGGGATTCTCTGTTACAAGTTTTTCCAATGCCGTCAGTGATTCCTTACGAACTGTCCATTTTTTGTCTTCCAATTTCTCAAAGAAATCCTTTGGCATTTTTGAGAGGATATCAACAGGATCAATGAGATCCATGGGATCAATTTCATCACCTCCGCCATCCTCTTCATCAACTGggggaaaaataaatgattttctcAAATAGAGTTTAGCAATTTTTGAAGCGCGAATTATTTTATTCGTGTTCATCTTTGTTGGAtggaaatttaaaactaaaaatgcatcaTCTCAATTGTGATCAGGTAAGGGTGTTAGAttcacaaaaaatatcaatatcacagagaatacaaaaacaaaaaaccagaaAAAATGTTGTGGGTGGGGTGAACTATTTAAAAATCGTTCAACAACAACTCGACGAGGAtcattggttttatttacatatatttaaaaaaaatcgaaaacaacaaaataaaataaagtgagGACAAACTCTAATCGAAAATGGAATTGGGGTGACCTTAGAAGAAGTTTCGCCAAGTAAATCGGTTATGCTTCATTGAAGAAAAACGAGTATGTCATcagttatacagggtgtcccaaaagtaatggatcaaacgaaatatgctgataggctaacttaagggctctcagaatttggtaacttgttcatcccaaatccttacggttttcgatttattgcattttttgtgaaatttcgaaaaattcctactttgcaacactattttgcttcctccgcccccaattgatttttgttttttattattctttcactaaaacattgtccaataataagaaacaattaattaatcaaaacattttttatttcatacgccattttgctgcaagttaattaacagttccaagttttctcaaaatttaatttcttacatttatttcaaagcaacacaccgaaaaaaatttgtatggtgtgacactggtttattactttaaaaacttatcccgttattgcagttttcaaaaaggtattcaagtttccaaagttgtagttagatcgaaaaatattacaattttaattcaacaaaacagggtttttcagagcaaaaatacaaacaaaaataaacacattttctcgaactgttgtttgtttatttctctttgaacaaaagcctctatatttgtttgttattttgctctgaaaacgtctgtttttttgcattcaaattgtaatatctttctttctaatttcatctttggaaatttttatacatttttgaaaactgcaataacacggcaagttttcaaaataataaaccaaggTCACaccataaaaaatttgttcagggtgttgctctgaaataaaagtgagaaattgagttttcataaaacatggaactgttaattcatttgcagcaaaatggcgaatgaaataaaaaatattttgattaattaattatttcttattattaggcaatgttttagtgaaaaaattgtaaaaaacaaaaatcaattatgagcggaggaagcaaaatactgttgcaaagtcgggatttatcgaaatttcacaaaaactgcattaaatcgaaaaccgtaaagatttgggatgaacaagttaccaaattctgagagaccTAATGTTGgtctatcagcatacttcgtttgatccattacttttgggacaccctgtataaaacaaaaattgtcttcAGAGTTTCTCTGATAAGTTGGATCGAGACAATTTTTTCTTGACTCATGACTTAAATTGCGCAGAAAAGTGGCAGAAATTTTAAGATTCTAATTAAGATTAagagataaaaattaatttggcgTTTACAATAGAAGCATGAGaagatttattattattcaaaagtattttgtattttgttttttattttctagaaAAATAGCCGCCAAACctagtttgttttttaatgacTTGAAAATTAATGACAACGGATGGAACAGTTCAATCACGTTAACtatgaagaagaaaaatg encodes:
- the LOC129917887 gene encoding protein mini spindles isoform X1; the encoded protein is MAEDTEYKKLPVEERCVHKLWKARVDGYEEAAKIFREIDDEKSPEWSKFMGLIKKMVVDSNVVAQEKGLEAALIFVENCGHAGKTVGDVMSGIVQKCIAAPKAKTKELSGQIALMYIEIEKHEATLEELIKGMDHKNPKIVSACVAIVTNALRDFGSKVIAVKPLIKKLAPLMSDRDKTVREEGKQLAIEIYRWIGAAMKAQIASLPQVTITELENEFEKLKGEKPEPTRYLKSQQEKQQAISAAAAENDDNGEVDEEDGGGDEIDPMDLIDPVDILSKMPKDFFEKLEDKKWTVRKESLTALEKLVTENPKLESGDYGNVVLALKKVITKDTNVVLVAMAGKCMAMLAKGLGKRFSTYATACVPAILEKFKEKKANVVTALREAIDAIYPSTSMEAIQESIIESLSNKNPNVKSETASFLARAFSRTQPASLNKKLLKLLVTSLLKTLNEPDPIVRDCSADAIGTLLKLMGEKAVGCFLTDVDALKMAKIKECQEKAVITIKVAGVKKERPATAPAKAAAPTRGGSSEPKPVARPATAGGKKPIARKAVGGGGGGGGGGGGGGSALAKSASSGKVLPTEREMSPEEVAGKAEELLDADILSGLQDSVWKARLAAVEKLFDQIKDFDPKTPGISQIIVRTISGRKPGLKEMNFQVLKIKLDIIRMCAETFPFTTITAETVINEVTEKLADVKNGAVAAQVLTAFAEATKLEIIVSKVLTFAFEQKSPKVQSEALNWVNQSIQEFGFQLNPKMLIEDVKKGVQSTNPTVRGAAISLVGTMSMYMGNTLMMFFDSEKPALKTQIQTEFDKNVGQKPPAPIRGVKKSAGGGGGSGNPSDGEDDDEGPQETMNIADLLPRIDISSQITESLLTEMSDKEWKTRNEGLAKLQNVLNEAKLIKPSIGDLPTALAHRLVDSNAKIAQTALAICQQLATAMGPSCKTHVTTLFPGFLHGLGDNKAFIRTASLTCINIWGEQCGYKEFFAGEMIADALKSGSPALKTELWGWLAEKLPAIPPKTIPKDELLAMLPHLYANISDRNADVRKNANEAVLGIMIHMGFEAMVKALDKQKPSSKKDIQAALDKARPNLPMKPLPKGKQQAPIMEETTKTVKAGSGKTVKPQAKGGDKVATSKKKEEDVDTSPLLAINNTKNQRLIDEQKLRVLKWTFTTPREEFTELLREQMNTANVNKGLMANMFHDDFRYHLKVIESLNEDLPNNSKALVCNLDLILKWLSLRFYDTNPSVLLKGLEYLNLVFQSLVEMEYFLAENEGSAFIPHLLLKIGDPKDTVRNGVRTLLRQIVLVYPFTKVFVYVMDGLKSKNARQRTECLDELGYLIETYGLSVCQPTQQVALKEIARHISDRDNSVRNAALNCVVQAYFLAGDRVYKLIGQLTEKDLSMLDERIKRAKKTKKPTPPLEVTKTQAASAVVHQDSIEIEDPVANTSDELPPPDEQQSPTVQSSQYSAEANSSNEEREMRSSLIRQATFDQPIMSNNPPKPSGPFGLDPNVIAEIEKDWVRVDQMKQSDPARVDISLLYEPIKIIPTRDGVRYPQDKFEQLISRSRLMQPSVPPSAGQGYNLSPLQQQPMMYQQQQRTSANNSPNLADVLPKLDPNLIKVIKSIGNPDSITARAALNELTDIIESPEKQAVLRDYEELFIQSVLAQFKNLSQQPLSESLIMYQPLLSITYGFFYSKNLGKTLSIPCLKNIMSVLLGLMADQKLNNGDDGQYTKVMNGICLKILDKTNFTNLNCALIRLLKETCPSAGLPKFTDLLMKCIWRNVKTMPERSNELDYDAVLYEVHDFMLALPSTWWQTRPSDTPLRTVKTIIHNMAKIKGNAIVQHLSKIPTHSELHAYLIKILKNLQKDGNIPGASPQRSSSAKDLQAKRISNHAHEAMSQIFKLISDKETSQQGLRKLYDFKVKNPEIDVVTFLKGASPSFQKYIEDGLIEIERTQGQAQTTTNGDNKFESNFHQASTGSNFGMSVGGDKADPDFWMDRLNHLRAKANLGPHRSAEMGGHHMLDNKVADENLNLNQLSQKVSLIRKEKPELSPNRLQHIQAKLAQIKQQRQS
- the LOC129917887 gene encoding protein mini spindles isoform X2; translation: MAEDTEYKKLPVEERCVHKLWKARVDGYEEAAKIFREIDDEKSPEWSKFMGLIKKMVVDSNVVAQEKGLEAALIFVENCGHAGKTVGDVMSGIVQKCIAAPKAKTKELSGQIALMYIEIEKHEATLEELIKGMDHKNPKIVSACVAIVTNALRDFGSKVIAVKPLIKKLAPLMSDRDKTVREEGKQLAIEIYRWIGAAMKAQIASLPQVTITELENEFEKLKGEKPEPTRYLKSQQEKQQAISAAAAENDDNGEVDEEDGGGDEIDPMDLIDPVDILSKMPKDFFEKLEDKKWTVRKESLTALEKLVTENPKLESGDYGNVVLALKKVITKDTNVVLVAMAGKCMAMLAKGLGKRFSTYATACVPAILEKFKEKKANVVTALREAIDAIYPSTSMEAIQESIIESLSNKNPNVKSETASFLARAFSRTQPASLNKKLLKLLVTSLLKTLNEPDPIVRDCSADAIGTLLKLMGEKAVGCFLTDVDALKMAKIKECQEKAVITIKVAGVKKERPATAPAKAAAPTRGGSSEPKPVARPATAGGKKPIARKAVGGGGGGGGGGGGGGSALAKSASSGKVLPTEREMSPEEVAGKAEELLDADILSGLQDSVWKARLAAVEKLFDQIKDFDPKTPGISQIIVRTISGRKPGLKEMNFQVLKIKLDIIRMCAETFPFTTITAETVINEVTEKLADVKNGAVAAQVLTAFAEATKLEIIVSKVLTFAFEQKSPKVQSEALNWVNQSIQEFGFQLNPKMLIEDVKKGVQSTNPTVRGAAISLVGTMSMYMGNTLMMFFDSEKPALKTQIQTEFDKNVGQKPPAPIRGVKKSAGGGGGSGNPSDGEDDDEGPQETMNIADLLPRIDISSQITESLLTEMSDKEWKTRNEGLAKLQNVLNEAKLIKPSIGDLPTALAHRLVDSNAKIAQTALAICQQLATAMGPSCKTHVTTLFPGFLHGLGDNKAFIRTASLTCINIWGEQCGYKEFFAGEMIADALKSGSPALKTELWGWLAEKLPAIPPKTIPKDELLAMLPHLYANISDRNADVRKNANEAVLGIMIHMGFEAMVKALDKQKPSSKKDIQAALDKARPNLPMKPLPKGKQQAPIMEETTKTVKAGSGKTVKPQAKGGDKVATSKKKEEDVDTSPLLAINNTKNQRLIDEQKLRVLKWTFTTPREEFTELLREQMNTANVNKGLMANMFHDDFRYHLKVIESLNEDLPNNSKALVCNLDLILKWLSLRFYDTNPSVLLKGLEYLNLVFQSLVEMEYFLAENEGSAFIPHLLLKIGDPKDTVRNGVRTLLRQIVLVYPFTKVFVYVMDGLKSKNARQRTECLDELGYLIETYGLSVCQPTQQVALKEIARHISDRDNSVRNAALNCVVQAYFLAGDRVYKLIGQLTEKDLSMLDERIKRAKKTKKPTPPLEVTKTQAASAVVHQDSIEIEDPVANTSDELPPPDEQQSPTVQSSQYSAEANSSNEEREMRSSLIRQATFDQPIMSNNPPKPSGPFGLDPNVIAEIEKDWVRVDQMKQSDPARVDISLLYEPIKIIPTRDGVRYPQDKFEQLISRSRLMQPSVPPSAGQGYNLSPLQQQPMMYQQQQRTSANNSPNLADVLPKLDPNLIKVIKSIGNPDSITARAALNELTDIIESPEKQAVLRDYEELFIQSVLAQFKNLSQQPLSESLIMYQPLLSITYGFFYSKNLGKTLSIPCLKNIMSVLLGLMADQKLNNGDDGQYTKVMNGICLKILDKTNFTNLNCALIRLLKETCPSAGLPKFTDLLMKCIWRNVKTMPERSNELDYDAVLYEVHDFMLALPSTWWQTRPSDTPLRTVKTIIHNMAKIKGNAIVQHLSKIPTHSELHAYLIKILKKDGNIPGASPQRSSSAKDLQAKRISNHAHEAMSQIFKLISDKETSQQGLRKLYDFKVKNPEIDVVTFLKGASPSFQKYIEDGLIEIERTQGQAQTTTNGDNKFESNFHQASTGSNFGMSVGGDKADPDFWMDRLNHLRAKANLGPHRSAEMGGHHMLDNKVADENLNLNQLSQKVSLIRKEKPELSPNRLQHIQAKLAQIKQQRQS
- the LOC129917887 gene encoding protein mini spindles isoform X3, which produces MAEDTEYKKLPVEERCVHKLWKARVDGYEEAAKIFREIDDEKSPEWSKFMGLIKKMVVDSNVVAQEKGLEAALIFVENCGHAGKTVGDVMSGIVQKCIAAPKAKTKELSGQIALMYIEIEKHEATLEELIKGMDHKNPKIVSACVAIVTNALRDFGSKVIAVKPLIKKLAPLMSDRDKTVREEGKQLAIEIYRWIGAAMKAQIASLPQVTITELENEFEKLKGEKPEPTRYLKSQQEKQQAISAAAAENDDNGEVDEEDGGGDEIDPMDLIDPVDILSKMPKDFFEKLEDKKWTVRKESLTALEKLVTENPKLESGDYGNVVLALKKVITKDTNVVLVAMAGKCMAMLAKGLGKRFSTYATACVPAILEKFKEKKANVVTALREAIDAIYPSTSMEAIQESIIESLSNKNPNVKSETASFLARAFSRTQPASLNKKLLKLLVTSLLKTLNEPDPIVRDCSADAIGTLLKLMGEKAVGCFLTDVDALKMAKIKECQEKAVITIKVAGVKKERPATAPAKAAAPTRGGSSEPKPVARPATAGGKKPIARKAVGGGGGGGGGGGGGGSALAKSASSGKVLPTEREMSPEEVAGKAEELLDADILSGLQDSVWKARLAAVEKLFDQIKDFDPKTPGISQIIVRTISGRKPGLKEMNFQVLKIKLDIIRMCAETFPFTTITAETVINEVTEKLADVKNGAVAAQVLTAFAEATKLEIIVSKVLTFAFEQKSPKVQSEALNWVNQSIQEFGFQLNPKMLIEDVKKGVQSTNPTVRGAAISLVGTMSMYMGNTLMMFFDSEKPALKTQIQTEFDKNVGQKPPAPIRGVKKSAGGGGGSGNPSDGEDDDEGPQETMNIADLLPRIDISSQITESLLTEMSDKEWKTRNEGLAKLQNVLNEAKLIKPSIGDLPTALAHRLVDSNAKIAQTALAICQQLATAMGPSCKTHVTTLFPGFLHGLGDNKAFIRTASLTCINIWGEQCGYKEFFAGEMIADALKSGSPALKTELWGWLAEKLPAIPPKTIPKDELLAMLPHLYANISDRNADVRKNANEAVLGIMIHMGFEAMVKALDKQKPSSKKDIQAALDKARPNLPMKPLPKGKQQAPIMEETTKTVKAGSGKTVKPQAKGGDKVATSKKKEEDVDTSPLLAINNTKNQRLIDEQKLRVLKWTFTTPREEFTELLREQMNTANVNKGLMANMFHDDFRYHLKVIESLNEDLPNNSKALVCNLDLILKWLSLRFYDTNPSVLLKGLEYLNLVFQSLVEMEYFLAENEGSAFIPHLLLKIGDPKDTVRNGVRTLLRQIVLVYPFTKVFVYVMDGLKSKNARQRTECLDELGYLIETYGLSVCQPTQQVALKEIARHISDRDNSVRNAALNCVVQAYFLAGDRVYKLIGQLTEKDLSMLDERIKRAKKTKKPTPPLEVTKTQAASAVVHQDSIEIEDPVANTSDELPPPDEQQSPTVQRTFDQPIMSNNPPKPSGPFGLDPNVIAEIEKDWVRVDQMKQSDPARVDISLLYEPIKIIPTRDGVRYPQDKFEQLISRSRLMQPSVPPSAGQGYNLSPLQQQPMMYQQQQRTSANNSPNLADVLPKLDPNLIKVIKSIGNPDSITARAALNELTDIIESPEKQAVLRDYEELFIQSVLAQFKNLSQQPLSESLIMYQPLLSITYGFFYSKNLGKTLSIPCLKNIMSVLLGLMADQKLNNGDDGQYTKVMNGICLKILDKTNFTNLNCALIRLLKETCPSAGLPKFTDLLMKCIWRNVKTMPERSNELDYDAVLYEVHDFMLALPSTWWQTRPSDTPLRTVKTIIHNMAKIKGNAIVQHLSKIPTHSELHAYLIKILKNLQKDGNIPGASPQRSSSAKDLQAKRISNHAHEAMSQIFKLISDKETSQQGLRKLYDFKVKNPEIDVVTFLKGASPSFQKYIEDGLIEIERTQGQAQTTTNGDNKFESNFHQASTGSNFGMSVGGDKADPDFWMDRLNHLRAKANLGPHRSAEMGGHHMLDNKVADENLNLNQLSQKVSLIRKEKPELSPNRLQHIQAKLAQIKQQRQS